The DNA region CGTCTTTGGGTCGTCCGCCATTGGTCAGTTGAAGTCTGAATGAGCGAGACAAGACAAAGACGAGAGAAGACAAGagaagacaagacaagacaagaaacgGCTCTTCCCGTGTTGGAATGTGCAAAGTAAAAGAAAAATATTGGAATGCTCTCCCATCAAACAAAGAAACACCAACATTCCCAGCCAACCTCAGTTCTGGGATCCCCGAGATTCAAAACTCCCGGGCCCAGCGTTTTGGCTTTGTCTTGTGCTGACCCGCACACACCCGCTCCGCACTCAACCACCAGGCCGgtccgccgccgtctccgcCTCTCTCCAGACCCCACGCCTCTCTCCAGTTTCTTTGGTCATCGTTTCGTGGCGTCGAGCCAACAAAGAATCGGACGGttccatgcccatgcccacGGTGCCTCTTTGACGTCTTACTCGTGCTTGTCAGCCTGTCGAGCCTGTACAGTAGTCTGATCGCCGATGACGAAGTCAATGCCAGTCAGTGGTTGCCaggcagacagacagacagacagacagtCAACTATAGTGGCATTGCATCGGCCCAAAGCAACCAACCTGCTTCCCCGCGCACCCGCATTGACAGCTTTTAGCTGATCTTTTCTCTGCCTGCAGGTACGTAGGTACTATattgagagagagagtgagagagagagagagagagagatgtaGTATGTGTAGTAtgtgcccctccaccacgTCTCTTTTCTCGCTACACTAGAAATAAAACGGAAGAGGATGCATCCATAttacctcctcacccactccaCACACCTGCGCACGCAACACACACTTTTTCCAACTCGGTGGTTCTTGGGAGAAGAGCTGCCCTGCTAAACCATGAAACTGGTAACCTCACAACAATTGGATGGGCGTCCATGCTGAGCCACCGTCCAAGACCAGTCCACGCGGCCCGCACTACCATTTTTATCTATCTCATTGTTGCCACACGGCTACCTTCTTATCACGCTTGTCTTTTCAATAGTCATAATTCAGCCTGATGTGTGCGGGTGGTCCATCTCCTATCAAGCTTGCCCATTTGACATGTGTAGGTACTTGTCTCGGGGCCGAAGTGATTAAGCCCCAGACTTTGGATTGCACTCGGCAGCCATAGAGGTTCTCATTTTTGGACCACTCCCTTACAGCAAGCGTCCTTTTTCAGTCTATTCTCACAAGAAAACGGGCCGCTATCCCTGGTACCGGTTTTTTGGTCTTGACAGTTGTTGACGTCTGGTGCTTGTTCGTTCTCGTCATTGTATCGATCTTTTGGGCATCCTCAAGTTCCACAAGGCTTACCACACCACAAAAAGCCACACACCAACTTATTAAACCCAACTCCCCACCTTTTGGGGTCGACcatgagctgctgctgtgtaTCATTGGCAAGTCGGGACGTTCGGATGGTCTTGTGTGTAAAACAGGTCGGGTCTGGGTCGGTGACACTTGTGAAGCgcgaggaaaaaaaaaaaaaaaaaaaaaaaaaaaaaaggggccGCACTGTTTGTGCTGCAAGTGCATTCACACGCCATCCACGGAGAGGTGAGGGTTgagtggtgagggggaggtagGCTGATTGGAGGGCTGATGGGGGCCTGAATGAGGCTTTACCTTTACGATAGGTAGACTAAGAGGTTATCCTGGTTTTTTGAGGATATGTTGCTGACTTGCTGGGTTACTGGTATGACCGTTACTTGGACTGAGCTCCTCAACGATGATCGATAGGCCTTTATTGTTATCCTTCCAAGCCTTGAGCTTGCGTCGCAATTTCCATCATCTTGTCCACAGCGAGGGTAGGCACGAGCGGCACAAATCCCCTCAGCACGTTGCTTCCTTCCCGCTGGAATCGATTGGCTCCTGCCTTCAACCCAATGGCGGGAAAGCTGTTGTAGGTGGAAGGCATACCTGAGACCGCCCCTTCCAGCTTGAATATACCTATAGAATTTCACCATTCTGCAACCCATAATTTCAACCGCGGCGAAACCATCACTCATGGCTTCCGACATCTACCAGTATCTGCCTCTTGCGGCGCCAACCAGTATACGTCTTCTGTGCTTGCTCCCAGCCGAGGACCCGACGTCTCCGATTCATTGCCGAGTCCTTGACTACAATCTCTCGATCCCTGGCGGAACACACTTGTACGAAGCTCTGTCTTACGCCTGGGGGCAAGGGGGCGAATAACCAGCACCACGTTGTCGTTGACGGGAAGGAGCTTGCTGTGACACCAAACCTCCATGCCGCCCTGCTGCGCCTTCGAAATGCACAGCTACAGCGCATTCTCTGGATTGATGCCATCTGCATGAACCAGCGGGATATCCCCGAGAAAACGAAGCAAATTCAACTCATGGCCCAGATCTACAGCAAGGCGGCACGGGTTATAGTCTGGCTCGGTGAAGCAGAAGACAGTGGGGACCAAGCACTCGAGCAGCTCCGTCAGCTTTGCATCCGATGATACAAAGGATGGTGATACACCCAACCGAGAGGTCCTTTCATTGCTTCGGCGGTCGTGGTTCAGGCGCATTTGGATAGGTGAACAATGGACTCTTCGGGCATCATATCCAGGCACGTGTGTCACTAACGGTTCTCTCTTACCAACAAATTAGATTCTGCAGGAGGTCGCTGCCGCACGAAGTATCATCATCAAATGCGGATCAGTTGAGATTGATGGCCATGCTTTCGCCGTCGCTCTCGACTCCAAGCTGCTGCCTCGCATCTGCCATACCTTGCCCCCATTGCACAGTCTTATACAGTCGTTGACGCACCTCATGAAACGGGCAGCATTTCGTCAAAAAACCGTCGGTGAGGGCGCCTTTCCGCCACTCCAGGGCCGTCCCATCGGCGAGTTAGTGGATATGTATCACAACCGCGAAGCCACCGTCCTTCATGACACATTTTTCGCGCTGTATGGGATGGCAATTCAAAGCTTCACACCGGATTACAGTATTTCATGGGACGAGGTTTTGCGCCAACTCTCTCGACGCATACTGGGTAGTACTCAGCTGATCAGGACATAGAAAAATACAGAAATGGCCGTGATCAGGGGGAAAGGGGCTCTTTTGGGCATGGTAGCGGAGGTGAACCAAGTCGCGCAGGGTGGGCGGCAAAACGTGGTCATTGACTACACGCTGGCCGATTATGGGTGGTCGCCTGAATGGCCTAGTGAGGCGACGTCCCTCCCGCCATCAGCAAACGCTGTCCGGCCGGGCGATATTGTGTGCAAGCTGAAGAATGCCGGGAGCCCGATGATCATTCTACCACACGTGGATTACTTCTCAGTTGTCATGATCACGGTTTCTCTTAAACGACCATTACCCAATGAGAAGCCGGCTGTTTGGATGATAAAGagctttcttcttgtttgggACTGGACACATGGCGCATCAGGCCCCGATACCAAGTTCGACGTTCTGGTTGCGCGTCATGATCTTGATCACGGGCTCGATGAccggttgaggagggggtttgacATGGCTTCCATATTCCTGGAGAAGCCAGCAACACTGGCAAGACCCGTAGATTCACCCAATCATGTGAAGATACAGGGGCTCCTTAGCGACGGGGTTAAGCTAGCTGAGAAAGAGTACGGGCGCAACGACCGGAAGACAGTGAACGTAAAGATCAGGACTGCTCTGTATGACTGGGACGTGAGGAAGTTGAGGGAGGTCAGAGCAAAGCTTCGACGATTCATAGAAAAGAGGCTGCGCGTTGAAGGCCTCTACCCCAACCTGATGACGGACTGTGAAAGCTTGGCCAAGCTGTATAGGAGAGAACTTGAGGTGATTGAGGTGAAACACCAAAGGGGGGACCAGGAAAACCATCACGCTTGttcgttggaggaggatggtttgGTACACCAAATCATGTTCTGCGAATTGGCAAGGAGCCCAAAAAAGCACCAGAATCGCGTTTCACAATCTTTCGGCCCACGTATTCCGGATATCAACGATTTCCTTGAAGACTACCGAGCCATCCGAGGCCTCATGGACATCATACTCACGATAAAGGGTGACGGACTCGAAATAAAGATGCATTTGATGAATAGAGTGACGTGCCATCCTCTAGGGGGCGATATGATGTGGTATATATACTCTTGTGGGTTAGAGACACGTTTTCCCGAGCCCGACAAAGCCTTGCTGCTTAGAGCAGCGGCGTGCGAGGGGCAAGGGGATCTCATGTTGGAAGCAATCTCGGAAGGACACAATGCCGCAAGGACACAATGCCGTAAGACTGAAACTTGGCGATCTGGAAGACCTGCTTCTGGCGGGTGCCAACAATAAAAATTGTGGGAGCACAGTCGTAGAAATGTTGCTCAGTCGTTTCGTGCTGGGCTGGAAGTTTACGGTCACAAAGGAAGTGGTGATATCAGCTGCTAGCAATGTCAAGCATGGGGAGCTAATATTACGGCAGCTTCTGGATCACGGTAATGTCGACACACTTGATGTTACTGGCGAGACCCTTAGAGCAGTGACCAAGATGGGGAAGCATGGGCAAGCTATTATGGATTTGCTTCTCGAGTTTGATAGTGAACTGGAAGAGCTCGAGAAAAGCAGGTGGCGGCTTTGGCTCGGACGGAGCCGGCATTGACTGCCGAACACGGAAAGGCTTTCGCATGAGGAGTTTCCTGAAGTCTTGATGTGCATCGCTCTCTTTGGTCTGGGTACATGATGCACCAATACTGTGGCTCTCCTGGTAATCATTCTCCCTTTCTTCGTCCCTGACAGCAATTCTCACCGACGAGGGTACGCTGGAGCGGCCAGCTGGGAAGATGCAGGTTCTTATAAACTATTGTGTCCCCCAGAAGACGCAAATTGGATACTCTTAAAGAGAACCTTTACGGAGCCCCCTATTTGGCTTACCAGCGCCCCCCTCCATAGGTATTTATTTACCCTGCCTTTAATATGATAAAACGCCTTTAAATTATCTTTTAAGGCCCTTGAACTATATTTGAAGCCCTTTAGCTATCTTTTACGGCCTTTTAATCATCTTTTACGGCCTCTTAACTATCTTTTCACGTCTTTGGACTATCTTTTGAAGCTTATTAAATATCCTTCAACCCTTAATAATCATCCTTCAAAATGTAGTTAAATTCTACAGtaaaggggggttgttggtaaGATAAATAGGGGGCTCCGTAAAGGTTCTCTCAACATAATACTCTTATCACCATAGAATTACAAGCAGCGGAGCTCCAGTGTGCTCCcgtttcccccccctccccctcctcttgatAACTTACCTATGTAGCACAAGAGGACACACCCGAAGcattttttcttctccaccttATGACACACACACCCGAACAATACAAGAAACACAAGCCTACTCCGGCGCCGGAGACTCGGGCGTTCCACATGCACACTTACACAGAGAAGCCTGACGCGTACCATCTGAGTTCCCTACCCATCCCTGCTCCATGGGCAGCGGCACACAAACAACCTCTGTACACCCCatgagaaagaagaaaaaaatctGATATATTTCCCACCGGTCAGTCTTTGACAAGGTACACCAAGCCATTCATGTCTGGGATTTTGTTTTGGTATATACGAACTCTACTCTTGTCTCACTTTGCTTTGTACCCTGCCCTCAGACCCTATCACCCTATCACCCTATCACCCTATGTAACCCCCCCTGTCGGTATATGCTTTGCATATTTGTACAACGGTAAATggcgtgtttttttttttttttttttttgagatggtgttggtttCCGGTGCTGGAGATGATGTTTCAGACAGAATACTTACATGCTGTGTCTACCCGAGTCTTGGGATCGGGAGGGTGTTCTATCGGCCTTACACTCTGGTTTGGAGAGAATGGACAGGCGCCTGGCCGTACAGGGGGGAAATTCCACGTGAGTGAACGCGGATGTTTTCTGCCTTGCTGTTTCTTTCCCGGTCCGTCAACCGGGCAAATGTTTGTTTCACCTTTTCCATCCCGTCTATCTCTTTCCCCCTGATGAGCCAGGCCTGTCCTTGTCTCCATGTGTCTCCCCCTGCCTGGTATCTGTGTTGtctctttctccctctcttctatCAAACCCGGGCACTTTCCGCACGAGGGTTGATTTAGCTATTGCTTGTTTTTAACCCTTCAGTTATAGataatttttttttctttttttcccatcATCGATAAAATCCCAAACTGAGCGATACTCCCACAGTGCGAGAATATTTCTTTGTCTTCGCTACTCTacaccctcccaaccccccgccGGATATATGTCTGGCGGGGAGTTGATCCTTTGTGCGATAATTCTCTCCCTATATCCCTCCCAAAGGAAGTCCCACCCGACATTGTGGCTCCTCATCACCTTgatctttcccccctcccgtccttTGACACCCTATATCGTGGCATTTCACCTACCCCATGCCCGCGGTTTCCATGGCGCGGAAGTGGCAACCAACTAACAAAGAAAATGGCAAGTTCCGTGAGCCTCGAGACTGTTGGAAAGTGGGAGCATACTTGAAAAGGGTGGCGTGAGAGTGGCTTGAGGATAGGTGACGGGTTCGGTGGGATCTAGGGAGTGGCTTTAGAGGAAGACAAAGAGTGATGGTTTGGGGGTGTCGtgtgggggatgggaggggatcGTACTCGTTATAGGGGAAATAAAGACGACGGAGAATGCTTTGTAGCCGAGTGGGACATGTGAGATCGGTTATCTGTGAATAGAAACTTAAGGTTTAGGTAGGGGCCCTGGGAGCCTCGAAAAGTTTACGATTTACCGCTAGGGGTGAGATCTGGGACGGATGGTCCTCTTTCGGGGATCTCATCTCGATCGTAGGGAGCGGATCGAGTATGTGAAAGATGACTGAGAAAAAAGGGGAAGTAGAAAGAGCAATGGGTTGTTCTGCAGACGGTTAATATGGACATGTGAAGTCGATATAAGGCCTTTACCATAGTACGTGGCGTATCGCTAAACATAAACAATTTTGTGAATCTCATCTATTTCCTCCTGGCCCCCTTAAATAAACAATAGTACTCCTCGCCCAGGTAAACAAACCTTCCTTCCATTTTCTTCGCTAAAAACCCGACCATCAAGCCTTATGTACAGAACAGAACCCAAGTACGTAAATACGTTTGTCAGGGCAAAAGAGCAAATTTACCCCCTAACCATCCTAATTCCGCATGTCATGAGAAAGAAACAATACGCTGAACCAACAATCCTCCCATTCTAACACCCTTCCCCTTCGAGAATCCtgtccctcaacaacaaaaatcacctcatcaacctcttaatccccccccaacctcctcctcctcctcctccccctcctcctcctcctccttcatcttcctcttaTTGTTACTAttccccaacatcaccattgtcccctgcccctgccctccccctcccccaccagtATTAACCTCATCCCAACAAGTCCCATgaaacaccctcctcccctgcccagatccaacaacaaccgcatcCATCCAAACCCAAtcctgcacctcctccagaTACCTACTCTGGAATTTCTCCTGGCAGATCGGGCAGACCTTGttcgtccccgtccccgtcccatccccctcatcaggCGCGGTGatccacctcttcttcttctcattcttcttcctcctccccccttttacCACAGCAGACCAATCATTATCATCACTCTCGCTCCCATCCCCGTCTCCTGACCCGCCCCCGCCGCTGGGGGCGTTATAATCCACATCCGGCTCCTCGTGACTCTGAATCCAATCAAGCTCGCTCACAAACTGCGACCGGTGCTGACCCCTTTGCTCAGCCTCAGCAACACGCTGATGAACACGAAAGTGCCAGTCCATGTGCtgcgtcttcttctttctgccTTCTTCCGTGGTGGGGAAGCGGCGGCCGCACTGGGAGCAGGGGGGGCCGAGGTGATCGAGGAGATAAGGCAACAGATGCAGGCGGGGGAATTTGAGAGAGGCAGGGGTGAGAGTTATGATGTTCGGATCCgggggtgggagagatgggatggcgggtggtggtgtaggtaCGCCGGGGGTGCCGCCGAGAAGGCCGGACTGCCGTAGCATAGCTAATAAAGCCGATGGGTTCTGTGTCAACGGGTTGGCTGCCGCAGcgggcggttgttgttgagcaactggtggtgctggtggtggttgaaaTGGAGCTGCttgttgcggtggtgatcGCAGCGCGGCCAAAGCAGGTGGTagagccgccgccggcggaaCCGGCGCAGTAGATGACTGTTGAGGGGTGGCAGGTTTCTTGGCCGCCAAAAGCGCAGCCAGAGCGCCCTGGCCAAGAATCGCATCGAGTGATAGTGTTCCCGGAGCGGCACCTCCTGCGGTGGTTGCCGGACggactggtggtggtggtgccgctgCCACGGGCACGGGAGCAACATTTGATGCCGGACGTCCCAGAGCCGCCGCTAGTACCGCTGGTAATTGGGGCAGTacagaaggtggaggagcagcggcagcaactGGGGGAGGTGCAAACTGTTGAGTTACAAcaggaggtgttggggtgTGCGTGTTGTATGGTGGTGGCAGAGCAGGAGGAtatgatggcggtggctgcGCCTGGGCAGCGCGCATGTTTACAGCAAGTTTAGCAACTTGATCGCTTATGATCATCAACTGCTCCTGAGGCAGGTTTTGGCTCTGGACTACTTTTTGCAAATCCAGCAAAGCCTTCAGTCTGTTTTGTTTACTAGCATCATGCATGTTCTGGGCAAAACCCGCCCTGTCCAGCTCGATCAACTGCTGGATATCATCTTTCAACTTGTCTATGTTTATTcctggagctggaggaacACCATAGGGACCTTGGTTGGGAGGTGGCTGGTAGTGAGCATATGGCCCGGCTGATGGAGCAGGCTGCGGTGGCGTAGCACGGTTAGGGACGCCATTGGGTGTCTGTAGACATGTATTAGCAACACGAACGGCATGAATGAGAGCTACACTAGCACT from Podospora pseudocomata strain CBS 415.72m chromosome 3, whole genome shotgun sequence includes:
- the PCF11 gene encoding mRNA 3' end processing factor (COG:A; EggNog:ENOG503NXC6), which encodes MEDHGDEVAADFREALQDLTTNARFEIVTLTNIARENADHGLAISEALTNHIKEAPASKTLPALYVLDSIVKNVPTPYALYFGPKLYQIFMGSYTKVDNATRRKMDEMLKTWKEPVAGSISKKPVFPLELVRPIENALLAARNAYMEQAKFQTHLMRGRPAGPPARDTPTPPMGRAYQPPPPPPPPHGQPPYQGPPNGQYPPPGEQAYPMRSGNTPNGVPNRATPPQPAPSAGPYAHYQPPPNQGPYGVPPAPGINIDKLKDDIQQLIELDRAGFAQNMHDASKQNRLKALLDLQKVVQSQNLPQEQLMIISDQVAKLAVNMRAAQAQPPPSYPPALPPPYNTHTPTPPVVTQQFAPPPVAAAAPPPSVLPQLPAVLAAALGRPASNVAPVPVAAAPPPPVRPATTAGGAAPGTLSLDAILGQGALAALLAAKKPATPQQSSTAPVPPAAALPPALAALRSPPQQAAPFQPPPAPPVAQQQPPAAAANPLTQNPSALLAMLRQSGLLGGTPGVPTPPPAIPSLPPPDPNIITLTPASLKFPRLHLLPYLLDHLGPPCSQCGRRFPTTEEGRKKKTQHMDWHFRVHQRVAEAEQRGQHRSQFVSELDWIQSHEEPDVDYNAPSGGGGSGDGDGSESDDNDWSAVVKGGRRKKNEKKKRWITAPDEGDGTGTGTNKVCPICQEKFQSRYLEEVQDWVWMDAVVVGSGQGRRVFHGTCWDEVNTGGGGGGQGQGTMVMLGNSNNKRKMKEEEEEGEEEEEEVGGGLRG
- a CDS encoding hypothetical protein (EggNog:ENOG503NWPC; COG:M), with product MNQRDIPEKTKQIQLMAQIYSKAARVIVWLGEAEDSGDQALEQLRQLCIR
- a CDS encoding hypothetical protein (EggNog:ENOG503NWPC; COG:M), coding for MAVIRGKGALLGMVAEVNQVAQGGRQNVVIDYTLADYGWSPEWPSEATSLPPSANAVRPGDIVCKLKNAGSPMIILPHVDYFSVVMITVSLKRPLPNEKPAVWMIKSFLLVWDWTHGASGPDTKFDVLVARHDLDHGLDDRLRRGFDMASIFLEKPATLARPVDSPNHVKIQGLLSDGVKLAEKEYGRNDRKTVNVKIRTALYDWDVRKLREVRAKLRRFIEKRLRVEGLYPNLMTDCESLAKLYRRELEVIEVKHQRGDQENHHACSLEEDGLLLDHGNVDTLDVTGETLRAVTKMGKHGQAIMDLLLEFDSELEELEKSRWRLWLGRSRH